From a single Leishmania infantum JPCM5 genome chromosome 36 genomic region:
- a CDS encoding putative DEAD box RNA helicase produces the protein MAERNYSPFSGFSITSRGGSGAHRKGSSEGMGSKLAPVNWSTKSLVPGKWKVVDASAIRKAASVKDDHSASKVKHLSDVEAEEWRQANSITVSDSDQCPNPITEFDMLTAVPQYLKAKLLEQGFKAPTPIQAQSWSIVLSGRDLVGVAKTGSGKTLAFIVPALAHIALQEPLKVGDGPMVIVLAPTRELAQQIEQEAIKVLPQSIRCGCIYGGAPKGPQLGLLRQGVHILVATPGRLIDFMEIKRVNLLRVTYLVLDEADRMLDMGFEPQVRAICGQIRPDRQTLMFSATWPRDIQNLAASFQKNWVRINVGSMELLANKDVTQHFILTSEAAKLDELKRLMERHRNQRVLIFCKTKKTADYLEFQLKRNGVDCMAIHGDKEQRQREFILERFRKDPRLCVVATDVAARGLDIKELETVVNYDFPMQIDDYVHRIGRTGRAGAKGASFTMITKHETQLNASTVFQLVELVERAGQEVPGWLREWAEQGGGYHVPKRNRNMMGSFGRSGPRMRMPGDSPAAGAGSSGGHFGLTPHAKGSPAFGMPDSAIQNKKFDYSSDDDDSARPAKRARQ, from the coding sequence ATGGCAGAGCGTAACTACAGCCCCTTTTCTGGGTTTTCCATCACTTCCcgcggtggtagtggtgcCCATCGCAAGGGCAGTTCGGAGGGAATGGGTAGCAAACTGGCGCCTGTGAACTGGTCGACCAAGAGCCTCGTCCCGGGCAAGTGGAAGGTTGTCGACGCCAGCGCGATCCGTAAGGCTGCCAGCGTGAAAGATGACCACAGCGCCAGCAAGGTGAAGCACCTCAGCGATGTCGAGGCGGAAGAGTGGCGTCAGGCCAATTCCATCACAGTTTCCGACTCCGACCAGTGCCCGAACCCAATCACCGAGTTCGACATGCTCACCGCCGTGCCGCAGTACCTGAAGGCGAAGCTTCTGGAGCAGGGTTTCAAGGCCCCCACTCCGATTCAGGCGCAGTCTTGGTCGATCGTTCTGTCGGGACGCGACCTCGTCGGCGTGGCCAAGACCGGCTCCGGCAAGACCTTGGCGTTCATTGTACCAGCCTTGGCTCACatcgcgctgcaggagccGCTGAAGGTGGGGGACGGCCCAATGGTCATTGTCCTCGCGCCTACCCGCGAACTGGCCCAGCAGATCGAGCAGGAGGCGATCAAGGTGCTGCCGCAAAGCATTCGGTGCGGCTGCATTtacggcggtgcgccgaaGGGCCCGCAGCTCGGCCTGCTTCGCCAGGGTGTGCACATCCTCGTGGCCACCCCAGGCCGCTTGATCGATTTCATGGAAATCAAGCGTGTGAACTTGTTGCGTGTAACGTACCTGGTGCTGGATGAGGCGGATCGCATGCTGGACATGGGCTTTGAGCCGCAGGTGCGCGCCATCTGCGGTCAAATTCGCCCTGACCGGCAAACGCTCATGTTTTCGGCTACGTGGCCGCGCGACATCCAGAACCTCGCCGCCAGCTTCCAGAAGAACTGGGTGCGCATCAACGTTGGCAGCATGGAGCTGCTCGCAAACAAGGATGTCACGCAGCATTTCATCTTGACCTCAGAGGCAGCGAAGCTCGATGAGCTGAAGCGGCTGATGGAGCGGCACCGCAATCAGCGCGTGCTCATCTTCTGCAAGACAAAGAAGACGGCTGACTACCTCGAGTTTCAGCTGAAGCGCAACGGCGTGGATTGCATGGCGATTCACGGCGATAAggagcagcgtcagcgtgaGTTTATCCTGGAGCGCTTCCGCAAAGACCCGCGACTGTGTGTGGTGGCCACTGACGTGGCCGCTCGCGGTCTCGACATCAAGGAGTTGGAGACGGTGGTGAACTATGACTTCCCTATGCAAATCGACGACTATGTTCACCGCATCGGCCGCACGGGCCGCGCCGGGGCTAAGGGTGCGTCCTTTACGATGATCACGAAGCACGAGACCCAGCTGAACGCGTCGACGGTGTTCCAGCTGGTAGAGCTGGTAGAGCGCGCGGGGCAGGAGGTGCCTGGGTGGTTGCGCGAGTGGGCCGAGCAGGGTGGCGGCTATCACGTCCCGAAGCGCAACCGCAACATGATGGGCAGCttcggccgcagcggcccgAGGATGCGCATGCCGGGCGATAGCCCGGCTGCTGGAGCCggtagcagcggcggccactTTGGCCTGACGCCACACGCTAAAGGCTCGCCGGCGTTCGGCATGCCGGACAGCGCAATTCAGAACAAGAAGTTTGActacagcagcgacgacgacgactctgCTCGACCGGccaagcgcgcgcgccaatAG
- a CDS encoding COP-coated vesicle membrane protein erv25 precursor — protein sequence MMSSSNGGARAHWSRRGIPQLLLLLVGFAVALQAATPAQALTYHFVDSKPLCFSEIIENVQTSQITGVYDWKPSAHSPASQVRLRLSAKDGTGNVYYDKEMMEGEHSFAVQLNPNVLSGEQLICFTASSNFVASEEKPVKVSIELDQAPKNEFNADKVVVETIQKRRQIDGLDVYTYQEAGGELKDILQPRAYLETIDRELSAMERLLDQLVTNLGTSVMRESRMRETSESTFTRVWVCALLLIGIISGVLWMQFRFLKSTLRKKKLL from the coding sequence ATGATGTCATCATCAAATGGAGGTGCACGGGCGCACTGGAGCCGGCGGGGCATCcctcagctgctgcttctccttgtTGGGTTTGCCGTTGCCCTCCAGGCcgccacgccggcgcaggcACTCACCTACCACTTCGTCGACAGCAAGCCGTTGTGCTTTTCCGAGATTATTGAGAACGTGCAGACAAGCCAGATTACTGGCGTGTACGACTGGAAGCCCAGCGCCCACTCGCCCGCCTCACAGGTGCGACTCCGGCTTTCCGCGAAGGACGGCACCGGGAACGTGTACTACGATAAGGAGATGATGGAAGGCGAGCACTCCTTCGCTGTACAGCTGAACCCCAATGTCTTGAGTGGGGAGCAGCTCATCTGTTTCACTGCCTCCTCGAACTTCGTAGCCTCGGAGGAGAAGCCGGTGAAGGTGAGTATCGAGCTGGATCAGGCCCCGAAGAACGAATTCAACGCCGACAAGGTGGTTGTCGAGACAATACAGAAGCGGCGTCAAATCGACGGCCTCGACGTTTACACGTACCAGGAGGCGGGGGGAGAGCTGAAAGACAtcctgcagccgcgcgcctACCTGGAAACCATCGATCGAGAGCTGAGTGCGATGGAGCGGCTGCTAGATCAGCTAGTGACGAACTTGGGCACCAGCGTGATGAGGGAGTCTCGCATGCGTGAGACTTCGGAGAGCACCTTTACacgcgtgtgggtgtgtgcgctgctgcttatCGGCATCATCTCTGGTGTCCTCTGGATGCAGTTCCGCTTCCTCAAGTCGACGCTTCGAAAGAAGAAGCTTTTGTGA
- a CDS encoding protein-tyrosine phosphatase 1-like protein — protein sequence MSHDVSCVSRPSLLSNGSSRSTSEPPDASLLSAAATAAATPPPSDTQASGVDVAGSAEYTCGNYDLEGSTSTVDALIGASCSKRERNPEFNMYKLPIEEQFNLIEEEFAAIEASTMNPRLYDFTTSNANPTKNRYINVLANEETIFPPTRLTSAPPATGGSTLSTSRSPPSMAAAPSPMKSLTSRAQKVWGAAGQRLFGTRRGGTLPKDLEGNEKFTTDCVAKKCPQWYINANVVDTSVEPVFVASQAPVQECIDDFLAVIYSCEVTLVLMLTEMEEAGFVKADRYWPEDSAPVDRTESFGSMCVYKDEQDPYTYDATHELVRRPFYIRPSAASQARAHKIVMYQYVGWPDRGVPDSTESFEELLKIIQDYAMVPAAQRMPVARPESAAHSSIATNSGGDGSTNNTASDDGAGKLTPPVFVHCSAGIGRTGTLIGAYTAVKLTEAGLLTNTSIRRIVTDMRKARFGMVQRVEQYMFLYMIVLQHIGVDTRKFSARMQPRADMYNMRWMETRQKALLGARAAKR from the coding sequence ATGAGCCATGACGTCTCGTGTGTCAGTCGGCCGAGCTTGCTGTCCAACGGTTCCTCGAGAAGCACGAGCGAGCCTCCTGATGCGTCGCTGCTAagtgcagcggcaacggctgcagctacgccgccgccctcggaCACACAAgccagcggcgtcgatgTCGCTGGCAGCGCCGAATACACTTGCGGCAACTACGATCTTGaaggcagcaccagcacggTCGACGCCCTCATCGGCGCATCATGCTCCAAAAGGGAGCGCAACCCGGAGTTCAACATGTACAAGCTGCCAATCGAGGAGCAGTTTAATCTGATCGAGGAGGAGTTTGCCGCCATCGAGGCGAGCACCATGAATCCGCGGTTGTACGACTTCACCACCTCCAACGCCAACCCAACGAAGAACCGCTACATCAACGTACTCGCTAACGAGGAGACAATCTTCCCCCCAACGCGCTTGACATCTGCCCCACCGGCGACGGGCGGCTCGACACTCTCCACGTCCCGCTCTCCGCCttcgatggcagcggcgccgtcgccaatGAAGTCTCTCACATCCAGAGCGCAGAAGGTTTGGGGGGCCGCCGGGCAGCGGCTCTTTGGCACACGACGTGGCGGCACTTTACCAAAAGACCTTGAGGGCAACGAGAAATTCACCACCGACTGCGTCGCCAAGAAGTGTCCGCAATGGTACATCAACGCCAACGTGGTGGACACGAGTGTGGAGCCTGTGTTTGTGGCCTCGCAGGCACCGGTGCAGGAGTGCATCGATGACTTTCTCGCTGTTATCTATAGCTGTGAGGTGACCCTGGTGCTGATGTTGACTgagatggaggaggctgGCTTTGTGAAGGCAGACCGGTACTGGCCAGAAGACAGCGCCCCCGTTGACAGGACGGAGTCGTTCGGCAGCATGTGCGTGTACAAGGATGAGCAGGACCCGTATACGTACGACGCCACACACGAACTCGTGCGCCGACCATTCTACATACGCCCCTCGGCTGCGTCccaagcgcgcgcacacaagatCGTCATGTATCAGTATGTGGGCTGGCCTGACCGTGGCGTTCCCGACAGCACCGAATCTTTTGAGGAGCTCTTGAAAATCATTCAGGATTATGCAATGGTGCCAGCGGCTCAACGTATGCCGGTGGCTAGGCCGGAGAGCGCCGCCCACAGCTCCATCGCCAccaacagcggcggtgacggcagcACCAACAATACTGCAAGTGACGACGGAGCTGGCAAACTCACGCCCCCAGTCTTTGTGCACTGCAGTGCCGGCATTGGCCGTACGGGCACCCTCATCGGCGCCTACACGGCCGTGAAGCTGACGGAGGCCGGGCTGCTGACGAACACAAGTATCCGGCGCATCGTGACGGACATGCGCAAGGCTCGCTTTGGTATGGTGCAGCGCGTGGAGCAGTACATGTTTCTGTACATGattgtgctgcagcacattGGGGTAGACACGCGCAAGTTcagcgcacgcatgcagccGCGAGCGGACATGTATAATATGAGGTGGATGGAGACGAGGCAGAAGGCGCTACTTGGGGCCCGCGCAGCGAAGCGCTGA